The Hemibagrus wyckioides isolate EC202008001 linkage group LG25, SWU_Hwy_1.0, whole genome shotgun sequence genome has a segment encoding these proteins:
- the rxrgb gene encoding retinoic acid receptor RXR-gamma-B, with amino-acid sequence MDNNDAYLHLNSPGALNSSLSQPPPMGSMMGHSSVISTSRPLPSPMGYSVIASSMSSPPVSLPSTPAMGYGALNSPQMNSLNSVSSSEDVKPPPGLPSLANISSYQCTSPGSMSKHICAICGDRSSGKHYGVYSCEGCKGFFKRTIRKDLTYTCRDSKECLIDKRQRNRCQYCRYQKCLAMGMKREAVQEERQRGKEKSDTEVESTCSFNEDMPVEKILDAELAVEPKTETHTDDSQGNSTNDPVTNICQAADKQLFMLVEWAKRIPHFSDLPLDNQVILLRAGWNELLIASFSHRSVTVKDGILLATGLHVHRSSAHSAGVGSIFDRVLTELVSKMKDMQMDKTELGCLRAIVLFNPDAKGLSNPAEVEVLREKVYASLESYTKQKYPSQPGRFAKLLLRLPALRSIGLKCLEHLFFFKLIGDTPIDTFLMEMLEAPHQIT; translated from the exons ACTCACCTGGGGCACTTAACTCCTCCCTCTCACAGCCTCCACCAATGGGCTCCATGATGGGTCACTCATCCGTCATCAGCACCTCACGCCCCCTCCCTTCACCTATGGGCTACTCGGTCATCGCTTCGTCTATGAGCTCGCCCCCTGTCTCACTGCCCTCCACACCTGCCATGGGCTATGGCGCCCTCAACAGCCCACAG ATGAACTCTCTGAACAGTGTGAGCAGCTCAGAGGATGTGAAGCCTCCACCTGGTCTTCCATCTCTGGCTAACATCAGCAGCTACCAGTGCACGAGTCCTGGCTCCATGTCCAAGCACATCTGCGCCATCTGTGGTGATCGCTCTTCAG GAAAACACTATGGTGTGTACAGCTGTGAGGGGTGCAAAGGTTTCTTCAAGAGAACCATCCGAAAAGACCTGACCTACACGTGCCGAGACAGCAAGGAGTGTCTGATCGATAAGCGCCAGCGCAATCGCTGCCAGTACTGCCGCTACCAGAAGTGTCTGGCCATGGGCATGAAgagggaag CGGTTCAGGAAGAGAGGCAGCGTGGGAAGGAGAAGAGCGATACTGAGGTGGAATCGACCTGCAGTTTTAATGAAGACATGCCTGTGGAGAAGATCCTGGATGCTGAGCTCGCAGTGGAACccaagacagaaacacacacagatgacaGTCAGGGAAACTCT ACAAATGACCCGGTCACTAACATCTGCCAGGCAGCAGACAAGCAGCTCTTCATGCTAGTTGAATGGGCGAAAAGGATACCACACTTCTCTGACCTTCCCCTGGATAATCAGGTCATTCTACTCCGAGCAG GCTGGAACGAGTTGCTCATTGCCTCCTTCTCGCACCGCTCAGTCACAGTAAAAGATGGTATCCTGCTGGCTACAGGTCTCCATGTGCACCGGAGCAGCGCACACAGTGCTGGAGTGGGCTCCATTTTTGACAG agtgttGACTGAGCTGGTGTCTAAGATGAAGGACATGCAGATGGATAAGACGGAGCTGGGCTGCCTCAGAGCCATTGTTCTCTTTAACCCTg atgcTAAAGGTCTGTCAAACCCAGCTGAGGTGGAGGTACTTAGAGAAAAAGTATACGCCTCGCTGGAGTCTTACACCAAGCAAAAATATCCCAGCCAGCCCGGCAG gtTTGCTAAGCTCTTACTGCGTCTCCCCGCTCTGCGCTCCATTGGACTGAAGTGTCTAGAGCATCTCTTCTTCTTCAAGCTGATTGGAGACACTCCCATAGACACCTTCCTCATGGAGATGCTTGAGGCACCGCATCAGATAACATGA